The stretch of DNA gtgtctaactAGAGAATGACAGCCCAAAATAACAGCCATagctgaatctaaagatctagcaaagatgacaactgcaacattgtttggaaaactaagggaacatgaaatggaactaCATCGGCTGGATGAATCAGAAATGGAAAGCcggaaaaagaaaggactatccctgaaggttcatGCCCAACAAttgaaaactgaatcagatagctgctcagattaatccagtagtgaatctgaagagccggaaatcgggttgcttgtcaagaaatttaagaagtttctgaaaaagaaagacaacaaattcagaaagccatctagctccaagactactgacaacaagaccattacatgctatgaatgtggtaaaactggtcacataaagtcagaatgctacaaattgcagaacaagaatagagctacaaaaccaaaaggcaaggaaccagtcaccaaaaccagaaaagcttatattgcatggaacgACAATGATGAATCCTGTCAATTTGTGTCTTATGGCAAatacagattcagaatcagaaaatgaggttagttcacaatctaatccaacctatgatgagctacaagaagctttcaatgagctgcatgatgattatgtgaattccataaaacagttgttgagcacaaagaaaatgtttgaacaaatgaaaaatgaccataaagaaattgaaaatttatgtgaacaactgaaaaaggattcacatgacaaatctgcaagatgcattgaacttgagaatattgttgcatcattaaaatatgatttattgaagtttgctaatagtaaagataaactaaatgtcatacttagcaatcaaagacatgttcatgaaaaatctggtttaggatatacaccaaatatgcatgttaaaagaaataaaaacagatctggtattggttatatgttaaaaaattagccaatcaaggatggaagctagtttggatagaaaagaaatctgtgtttgacactaaccaaccaggacccaatttaaattggggacctaaaacaaaattctgattttgtattgcaggtgtgcttgacatccacgaaacactcatggtatctagatagcggatgctcaaagcacatgactggtgacaaatccaaattcctgaacttgacattaaaggaaggaggctttgtcaaatatggtgataacaacagaggaaaaatcattggaattggtgatgtaggcgatgaatcaactgcagtaatcaaaaatgtgctatatgttgaaggattaaagcacaacttactgagtataagccagctatgtgacaaaggttttcaagtaagtttttcatcacaatcttgcattattgagcataaagatgacaaacacataaagctaattggggacagaattaacaacatttacatgttggatttcaattctgtacctcgtgttgtatgctgcttgttatccaactcagatgaaacatggctttggcataaaagaattgctcacatacatataaatcatttgaataaacttgtcagcaaacagttagtcttaggtctaccaaataggaagttctctaaagatagactgtgtgatgcatgtgagaagagtaaactggttaagactccatttccctctatagacttggttagaacaaatagagttttacaactagttcacatggacctttttggacctgcccaagttaagagtttaggtggaaacctgtatggatatgtgctggttgatgattattctagattcacatggacttactttttagctcataaaagtgatacattctctgttttcaaaaagtttgctgctttagtacaaaatgagaatgatttgaaaattgtttcaataaaaagtgatcatggaggtgaattccaaaatgatctttttcaaaattattgtgaatcacatggaatcaaccacatgtattctgcccctaggacaccacagcagaatggggtagtggagaggaaaaatagatccctagaagagttagctaggaccatgcttaaggactccaacctacctaagtacttttgggcagatgcaattagtacagccactcatgttgtgaatagagttctcattaggcccctgcttaggaaaacaccctatgagctttacaagggtagaaaaccaaacctttcctactttagaatctttggttgtaagtgctttgtgttgaacaatggcaaagaacacctaggaaagtttgaccctaaggtagatgaaggtatctttctaggatattcccaaactagtaaggcctatagaatctacaacaaaagaacaaagaccatagaagagtcagttcatgtaaagtttgatgaatcttttacaaaaaacttgaacaaaactccttctaaggttgatgACAATTTGGacgatgttgtagaatctgaacctctagaacaacctatagctgaacCTCTAGAACAACCTCTAGAACAAAACTCCTTATCTGTttattatctttaatcattCGTAAAACTTCAAAGTATACCATTGGAAATAACACTGATAAACACTCccacaaaataaaagaaaaataaaatataatcaaccttcacataaaaagaaaaaattaaaaatgaggGACAATATACTCAAAACAGTGAGGGGGACAGGATATAAGATTACTTTATCCAACAAACGAGCAGTTGTTTCAGGAGGAGGGCATTTGATTCCATGCTTCAAGCAGGCATCCTTCAGATATTGATTAGTTTCATCACTCGACAAGTCTTTGGGAATATTGAGGCCTGCTATCTGCTCTAATCCTTCAATCATGTCAATCCTTCTGTAACAATAAAAAATCCAAATCAATcatcattcataaaaaataatagaatgtTAATATCCATCATCGCAAGAAAAAGCACACCACACACTTGAATGGTGGAGTGAAGTCAATTTCAATAGGATCCTTATCAATCCCATCTGCATGATACTTGATTTTATAGCTTCCTTTTGTAAGTTCCTGAACCATACCTATTCAATGGTTTCAACAAAATGAGATTAAGATGACTTAAAGATAATAAGAGAAGCTATGTGACAGTCAAAGACCTAGTAAATGCTCACCACTTAACATTTGCTCACAACGGTCATATTATGAGTTTgaattcagaagaaaaaaaaagtttaacttgacaaaattaatatttattttgatttatgatttaaaaataatttttattttatttttgtgtgtagATAAGTGTTTGATGAAAGttattttcttctatatatagtatataattatcataaaaagCTTACACGCTTTAAAGTcaacatcaaatttaataatatcggGATTTTACTGCTTAAAAAGTttctaattataaaatttgtaaaagACATTTATTTAGTAGGTATTATTGTATTTAGTTTCAGTTTTTTGTGGTGGtagatatttgtatttattaatgaATAAGTTAGGCTGAAATggttcaaataaaatttatgaatatCAAACTTTCTGATaggatttttatttaatgtatttcattatatttggttttcattttttatcGTTAGAGAATTgcattgattattttaaaattaaaaaatgaaattattaattagGTTTGCTATAGTGtctaactaatttttaaaaatactctaatagtgaattgatattgtaaaattttaaaatatttattttatagatttactccaatatttcaaaaagttataaaattatagtatttttttattttattttaaatattaaaaaattatacagtataaaaaaattaaaaaatatctatttaccgagaatataatatttttaaaccaaTACATAAAAGGGTGGGGTTAAAAAATCTATTCATGGAGAGGAAATACattgaaattgatattttaaatattgaatacttttgattattttgatttaattaaattccttttttataattttttaatttgctattttttactttttatttaaatttattatgttatttaagTCAATTTCTGTATCACTGTCACATAAGCAATTTTTTTTAGGGTTAATGAGAGGTCTTCATTTAAACCTTCATATGTATTTTTAACAGATACATTtttaatagatatatttttaatagatatttactatagattaattaattaattgattaaattatttgttttaatcgATTGTATATATGCATGTGTGTGtttataacaaattaatttttatgtctAAGTGCActtattctctctctctctatatatagtTTAATGTCTAACAATAGTTGAGGCATTGGATAttaatttgttataaatatgataaaatattatcaaatacatACATAAATTTGACTATTTTTTTGGCTACGCCCCTTACTCTAAGTAATGCTGGGAAAGTacactaatttttaatttacgTTGAAAACAAAGAtcgttatttttttacaaaataaaatacaaattattatatGGTTACTGACTTTTTCGTTGTAAAAGTCAAAAAAGACTTTttgattatagtttttttttgtttccttacaattttatttcactggaatgaattaattttattcgaTATACATCTGATactaaatacaaatatatttttctagtAGAGATACAAATTTTAATTCACGACTATTATAACGCTAAgtaatattttaactttttttattaccAACGTAAAAGAAAAGTTggtaaatcaaataaaacataaagCCCACTAAACAAATACAAGAGCCCAAATCCGAGAAAACCCTAAAACATCTGTAACGTCTTCTTCACTCTCCATTTCCATCTCTTAAGCGTCGCCGTTCTTCATCTTTTCTTCCACTCCTCCCAGCTGCTACTGTCTTGC from Cicer arietinum cultivar CDC Frontier isolate Library 1 chromosome 3, Cicar.CDCFrontier_v2.0, whole genome shotgun sequence encodes:
- the LOC101489164 gene encoding lysine--tRNA ligase-like, coding for MLSGMVQELTKGSYKIKYHADGIDKDPIEIDFTPPFKRIDMIEGLEQIAGLNIPKDLSSDETNQYLKDACLKHGIKCPPPETTARLLDKVILYPVPLTVLSILSLIFNFFFLCEG